From the Macaca thibetana thibetana isolate TM-01 chromosome 12, ASM2454274v1, whole genome shotgun sequence genome, one window contains:
- the ZDBF2 gene encoding DBF4-type zinc finger-containing protein 2 isoform X6: MQKRQGYCSYCRVQYHNLEQHLFSAQHRSLTRQSRRQICTSSLMERFLQDVLQHHPYHCQESSSTRDETHVNTGSSSEVVHLDDDFSEEEEEDEDKIEDEDATEERPSEASEPIEELHSRPHKSQEGTQEVSVRPSVIQKLEKGQQQPLEFVHKIGAGVKKCNLVDIGQATNNGSNLVRPPVIYNAPASCLSESSNDRPVTTNTTGLPAAAHLDSVSKCDPNKVDKYLEQPDGASRNPVPSSHVETSSFSHQKPKESNRKYLRMNSDKLVLWRDVKSQGKTLSAGLKFQERMGTKDSLRVKSPSKLAVNPNKTDMPLNKGIFEDTIPKHHEEFFSNMDCTQEEKHLVFNKKAFWEQKCSVSSEMKFDCSSLQSASDQPQETAQDINLWKEERIDQEDNYESRGSEMSFDCSSSFHSLTDQSKVSAKEVNLSKEVCTDVQYKNNTSYVSKRSSDCGDILHLVTNQSQMTVKEVSLQNARRISLVDQSYESSDSETNFDCDASPQSTSDYPYQSVKEVSLSKEVHIGLVDKNYGSSSSEVSADSVFPLQSVVDRPPVVVRETKLRKKAHSGLVDNYGSSCSETSFDCDVSLESVVDHPQLTVKGRNLKGRQVHLKHKKRKPSSAKARFDCDVSLGTVADESQRAVEKINLLKGKNADLMDVNYESHGLVMGFHTGAQLVADQPQVAEIEPQKVDVDLENKSVQSSSSSLSSDSPASLYHSAHDEPQEALDEVNLKELNIDMEVKSYDCSSSELTFDSDPPLLSVSEQSHLDAEGKERHIDLEDESCESDSSEITFDSDIPLYSVIDQPEVAVYEEETVDLESKSNESCVSEITFDSDIPLHSGNDHPEVAVKEVIQKEEYIHLERKNDEPSGSEISLDSYAPRHSVTNSPEVAVKKLNPQKEDQVHLENKENEPIDSEVSLDYNIIFHSVTGHSEDPIKKINLHTKEHMYLENKSGFETSLDSDVPLRPATHKPEVIVKETWLQREKHAEFQGGSAEFSGSKTSLDSSVPHYSVTESQVAVNKINRKKQYVLENYDKCSGSEIILDSNVPPQSMTDQTQLAFLKEKHVNLRDKNSKSGDSEITFDSEQLQEAVKKIDQWKEEVIGLKNKINEPSTSKLIHDSDVSVQSVADQPKVAIKHVNLENENHMYLEVKNSQYRCSEMNLDSRFLVQSIVNRPQVTILERDHIELEGKHNQRCGSEISFDSDDPLQSVADQLRETVKEISLWKDEEVDMEDSRNEAKGFEIMYDSAVLQPVAGQPEGVVKEVSLWKEHVDLENKIVKPTNTKINFDSHEPLLSVTNKIQGVNKERNLLREERVCLDDKGYVPSDSGIIYVSNIPPQSVIKQPQILQEEHASLEDKNSISYSPEESSDSSDSFQAAADELQKSAKEINLWKEDHIYLEDKSYKLGDFDVSYASHIPVQFVTDQSSVPVKEINVQKKNHNNLASKNCEVCGSKIKCDSCVRLQSEVDQPQVSYKEADLQKEEHVVMEEKTGGPSDSEMMYDSDVPFQIVVNQFPGSVKETHLPKVILLDLVPSDSDYEVISDDIPLQLVTDPPQLTVKDINCINTECIDIEDKSCDSFGSEVRCSCKASTPSMTNQCKETFKIINRKKDYIILGEPSCQSCGSEMSFNVDASDESMTYESQGPDEKMAKYIDSEDKSCGYNGSKGKFNLGDTSHRTTHRLQKARKEAKLRKDPRNAGLKGKSCQSSASAVDFGASSKSALHRRADKKKRSKLKHRHLEDVSCEPDGFEMNFQCAPPLLSDTDQPQETVKKRHPCKKVSFDLKEKNRDSQSSCVPKVDSVRNLKKAKGVIEDNTDEPVLEALPHVPPSFVGKTWSQIMREDDMKINALVKEFREGRFHCYFDDDCETKKVSLKGKKKVTWADLQGKEDTAPTQALSESDDIVCGISDIDDLSVALDKPCHRHPSAERPPKQKWRVASQRQTAKISHSTQTSCKNYPVMKRKIIRQEEDPPKNISPGGLFLECI, translated from the exons catttgTTCAGTGCTCAGCACAGGAGTTTGACCAGACAGAGTAGACGTCAAATATGTACCAGCAGTTTGATGGAGCGTTTCTTACAGGATGTACTGCAGCACCACCCATATCACTGTCAAGAGAGCAG TTCAACACGAGATGAGACACATGTGAATACTGGGTCATCATCTGAAGTGGTGCATTTGGATGATGATTTttctgaagaagaggaagaggatgaggataAGATTGAGGATGAGGATGCTACTGAAGAGAGACCCTCCGAGGCTTCAGAACCTATTGAAGAGTTACATTCCAGACCTCATAAATCTCAGGAAGGCACACAGGAGGTTTCAGTTCGACCATCAGTTATTCAAAAACTGGAGAAGGGACAGCAGCAGCCCTTGGAGTTTGTTCATAAAATTGGGGCCGGTGTGAAAAAATGTAATCTAGTAGATATTGGTCAGGCTACAAATAATGGAAGCAACTTGGTACGCCCGCCAGTGATTTATAATGCTCCTGCTAGTTGTTTATCTGAAAGCTCTAATGATAGACCAGTTACAACTAATACAACTGGTTTACCGGCAGCAGCTCATTTGGATTCAGTTAGCAAATGTGACCCAAACAAAGTTGACAAATACCTTGAACAGCCAGACGGGGCCTCTAGAAATCCTGTGCCATCATCCCATGTAGAAACTTCTTCATTTTCACATCAGAAACCTAAAGAATCAAATAGGAAATATTTACGCATGAATTCAGATAAGTTGGTTTTGTGGAGAGATGTAAAATCTCAGGGTAAAACTTTGTCAGCTGGCTTGAAATTCCAGGAACGCATGGGTACTAAGGACTCCTTAAGAGTTAAATCTCCTTCCAAATTAGCAGTAAACCCGAATAAAACTGACATGCCTTTGAATAAAGGAATCTTTGAAGATACTATTCCAAAGCACCATGAGGAATTCTTTTCTAATATGGATTGTACCCAAGAAGAAAAGCACTTGGTTTTTAACAAGAAAGCCTTTTGGGAACAGAAGTGCTCAGTGAGTTCTGAAATGAAGTTTGATTGTAGCTCTCTTCAGTCAGCATCTGATCAGCCCCAAGAGACTGCACAAGACATAAATCTTTGGAAGGAGGAGCGAATTGACCAAGAAGATAACTATGAATCTAGAGGTTCAGAAATGAGTTTTGATTGCAGTTCCTCTTTTCATTCACTGACTGACCAATCTAAAGTGAGTGCCAAAGAAGTAAACCTTTCCAAGGAAGTATGTACTGATGTACAGTATAAGAATAATACATCTTATGTTTCTAAAAGAAGTTCTGATTGCGGTGACATTCTTCACTTGGTTACGAACCAATCCCAAATGACTGTTAAAGAAGTAAGTCTTCAGAATGCAAGGCGTATTAGCCTGGTTGACCAAAGCTATGAATCTAGTGATTCTGAAACAAATTTTGATTGTGATGCTTCACCTCAGTCCACTAGTGACTACCCTTACCAATCTGTAAAAGAAGTAAGCCTTTCTAAGGAAGTGCACATTGGTTTGGTTGATAAGAACTATGGTTCCAGTAGTTCTGAAGTAAGTGCTGATTCTGTTTTCCCACTGCAGTCAGTGGTTGACCGACCACCGGTGGTTGTCAGAGAAACAAAACTTCGGAAGAAGGCTCATTCTGGCTTGGTTGATAACTATGGATCGAGTTGTTCTGAAACAAGTTTTGATTGTGATGTTTCTCTTGAGTCAGTAGTTGATCATCCCCAGCTGACTGTCAAAGGAAGAAACCTGAAAGGTAGACAAGTCCACCTAAAACATAAGAAGCGTAAACCCAGTAGTGCTAAAGCACGTTTTGATTGTGATGTCTCACTCGGGACAGTTGCAGATGAATCCCAGAGGGCCGTTGAAAAGATAAATCTTCTAAAGGGGAAGAATGCTGACCTTATGGATGTGAACTATGAATCCCATGGTCTTGTAATGGGTTTTCACACCGGTGCTCAGTTAGTGGCTGACCAGCCTCAAGTAGCAGAAATAGAGCCTCAGAAAGTGGATGTTGACCTTGAGAATAAGAGTGTTCAGTCTAGCAGTTCTTCTCTAAGTTCTGATTCTCCGGCTTCTCTTTATCATTCAGCTCACGATGAGCCTCAAGAAGCTTTGGATGAAGTAAATCTTAAAGAGTTAAATATTGACATGGAAGTTAAGAGCTATGATTGCTCCAGCTCTGAGTTGACTTTTGATTCTGACCCGCCTCTTCTGTCAGTTTCTGAGCAGTCTCATCTGGATGCTGAAGGAAAAGAACGGCACATTGACCTGGAAGATGAGAGCTGTGAGTCAGATAGTTCTGAAATAACTTTTGATTCTGATATTCCTCTTTATTCAGTAATTGACCAACCTGAAGTAGCTGTTTATGAGGAAGAAACTGTTGATCTGGAAAGTAAAAGTAATGAATCTTGTGTTTCTGAAATAACTTTTGATTCTGATATTCCTCTTCATTCAGGAAATGATCACCCTGAAGTAGCTGTTAAAGAAGTAATTCAGAAAGAAGAGTACATTCACTTAGAAAGGAAGAATGATGAACCCAGTGGTTCTGAAATAAGTTTGGATTCCTATGCCCCTCGTCATTCAGTGACTAATTCTCCCGAAGTAGCTGTTAAAAAGCTAAATCCTCAAAAAGAAGACCAGGTACActtagaaaataaggaaaatgaaccTATTGATTCAGAAGTAAGTTTGGATTATAATATCATTTTTCATTCAGTGACTGGACATTCTGAAgatcccattaaaaaaataaaccttcaCACAAAAGAGCACATGTACTTAGAAAATAAGAGTGGTTTTGAAACAAGCTTGGATTCTGATGTCCCTCTTCGGCCAGCGACTCACAAACCTGAAGTAATTGTCAAAGAAACATGGCTTCAAAGAGAAAAGCATGCTGAATTCCAAGGTGGAAGTGCTGAATTCAGTGGTTCAAAAACAAGTTTAGATTCTAGTGTCCCTCATTATTCAGTAACTGAATCTCAAGTAGCTgttaacaaaataaacagaaagaagcaaTATGTTCTAGAAAACTATGATAAATGTAGTGGTTCTGAAATAATTTTGGATTCTAATGTTCCACCTCAGTCAATGACTGACCAAACTCAGCTAGcttttttgaaggaaaaacatGTTAATCTGAGAGACAAAAACAGTAAATCAGGTGATTCTGAAATAACTTTTGATTCTGAACAACTTCAGGAAGCGGTTaaaaaaatagaccaatggaaggaAGAGGTTATTGGCCTGAAAAATAAGATTAATGAACCTAGTACTTCTAAATTAATACATGATTCTGATGTTTCTGTCCAGTCTGTGGCTGATCAACCCAAAGTAGCTATTAAACATGTAAACCTTGAGAATGAAAACCATATGTACTTGGAAGTTAAGAACAGCCAATATCGTTGTTCTGAAATGAATTTGGACTCTCGTTTCTTGGTTCAGTCAATAGTCAATCGACCTCAAGTAACTATTTTGGAGCGGGACCACATTGAGCTAGAAGGTAAGCACAATCAGCGTTGTGGTTCTGAAATAAGTTTTGATTCTGATGACCCTCTTCAGTCAGTGGCTGACCAGCTGAGAGAAACCGTTAAAGAAATAAGCCTTTGGAAGGATGAAGAAGTTGACATGGAAGATAGCAGGAATGAAGCTAAGGGTTTTGAAATTATGTATGATTCTGCTGTTCTTCAGCCAGTGGCTGGCCAACCTGAAGGAGTAGTTAAGGAGGTCAGTCTTTGGAAAGAGCACGTTGACTTGGAAAATAAGATTGTCAAACCTACcaatactaaaataaattttgattctCATGAACCCCTTCTGTCTGTGACTAATAAAATTCAAGGggtgaataaagaaagaaatcttttgaGGGAGGAACGTGTTTGTCTGGATGATAAGGGCTATGTGCCCAGTGATTCTGGAATAATTTATGTTTCAAATATCCCTCCTCAGTCAGTGATAAAACAACCCCAAATTTTGCAAGAGGAGCATGCCAGTCTGGAAGATAAGAACAGTATTTCTTACAGTCCTGAAGAAAGTTCTGATTCCAGTGACTCTTTCCAGGCAGCAGCAGATGAGCTTCAAAAATCTGccaaagaaataaatctttggaAGGAAGACCATATTTATCTGGAAGATAAGAGCTATAAATTAGGTGATTTTGATGTAAGTTATGCTTCTCATATTCCTGTTCAGTTTGTGACCGATCAATCTTCTGTGCCTGTCAAAGAAATAAACGTGCAAAAGAAGAATCATAATAATCTAGCAAGTAAGAACTGTGAAGTCTGtggttctaaaataaaatgtgattcttGTGTTCGTCTTCAGTCAGAAGTTGACCAACCTCAAGTGTCTTACAAAGAGGCAGACCTTCAGAAGGAAGAGCATGTTGTCATGGAAGAAAAGACCGGTGGACCTAGTGATTCAGAAATGATGTATGATTCTGATGTTCCTTTTCAAATAGTGGTTAACCAGTTTCCAGGGTCAGTCAAAGAAACACATCTTCCAAAGGTCATACTTTTGGATCTGGTGCCCAGTGATAGTGATTATGAAGTAATTTCAGATGATATTCCCCTTCAGTTAGTGACTGACCCACCTCAGTTGACTGTCAAAGATATCAACTGTATAAATACAGAATGTATTGATATAGAAGATAAGAGCTGTGACTCTTTTGGTTCTGAAGTCAGGTGTAGTTGTAAAGCCTCTACTCCCTCAATGACAAACCAATGCAAAGagactttcaaaataataaaccGGAAGAAAGACTATATTATTCTGGGAGAGCCAAGTTGTCAGTCTTGTGGTTCTGAAATGAGTTTTAATGTTGATGCCTCTGATGAGTCCATGACTTACGAGTCACAAGGACCTGATGAGAAAATGGCGAAATATATTGACTCAGAAGATAAGAGCTGTGGATATAATGGTTCTAAAGGAAAATTTAATTTGGGAGACACTTCTCATCGAACGACTCACCGACTGCAGAAAGCTCGCAAAGAAGCCAAGCTTCGGAAAGATCCAAGAAATGCTGGCCTAAAAGGTAAGAGCTGTCAGTCTAGTGCTTCTGCAGTGGATTTTGGTGCCTCTTCCAAGTCAGCGCTCCATCGAAGGGCCGATAAAAAAAAACGTTCAAAGCTAAAACATAGACATTTAGAAGATGTGAGCTGTGAACCGGATGGTTTTGAGATGAATTTTCAGTGTGCTCCCCCTCTTCTGTCTGATACTGATCAGCCTCAAGAAACTGTTAAGAAAAGACACCCTTGTAAGAAGGTGTCTTTTGACTTGAAAGAAAAGAACCGTGATTCCCAGTCAAGCTGTGTTCCCAAGGTTGATTCTGTAAGGAACCTGAAAAAAGCAAAGGGTGTCATAGAAGATAATACTGATGAACCGGTTCTTGAAGCCTTACCTCATGTACCTCCTTCATTTGTGGGGAAAACATGGTCTCAGATAATGAGAGAAGATGACATGAAAATTAATGCTCTTGTGAAGGAATTTAGGGAAGGTCGTTTCCACTGTTACTTTGATGATGACTGTGAGACCAAAAAAGTTtctttgaagggaaaaaaaaaggttacctGGGCTGACTTGCAGGGTAAGGAGGACACTGCACCAACTCAAGCTCTGTCAGAAAGTGATGATATTGTCTGTGGTATTTCAGATATTGATGACTTGTCAGTGGCCTTAGATAAACCATGCCATCGTCATCCTTCAGCAGAGAGGCCTCCTAAGCAAAAGTGGCGTGTGGCTTCTCAACGCCAGACAGCGAAAATCAGCCATAGTACTCAGACCAGTTGTAAGAATTACCcagtgatgaaaagaaaaataattagacaaGAGGAAGACCCACCAAAAA ATATCAGTCCAGGAGGGCTTTTCTTGGAAtgtatctga